In Panthera tigris isolate Pti1 chromosome B1, P.tigris_Pti1_mat1.1, whole genome shotgun sequence, the sequence AGCTGAGGAAAGGGGCCAGGAAAGCCGAAGGTGCCGAAGGgctgggaatgggggtggggacagggcaggacagggcaCCACAGGCTGGGGCTGGCGGTGCCAAGGTGGGGCACCCTTGCTCCGGAAGCCTTGCTGCTCTTGTCCCCGTGACCCGCAGCTCCTCCCTAGAGCTCACCAACCGTTCGGGCCACACGGTCCCCTCTCCTCAGCCTAGGAACCCTCCGGCACCTGGGAGACCCCAACACCCCAGAGGGCTGAGACGCAGGCTCCCTCCTCCAGCTGGCTCAGGACATGGAGAAAAACATGTGGCCCTGCCTCCCAGGACCCAGCCTGCCTCAGGGCCAGcctggaggacagaggacagCCCCCAAGGGCTGCAGACCCTTCTAGACCAGACCCAGGCCCTCCTTCTACAGAAGCCCGGGGGCTGGGGCAAGACCCTCTGCCTCACTAACTGGCCCAGAAACCAGAAGTGGGGGCGAGACTGAAAACCCCTGCTCTTGCAGGGCTCACAGCCCTCAGCGACCCCACGGAGAACCTTCTCGCCACCATGAGGTCCCCCTCCGCCAGGGCCCTGGCCGCTCCAGGCCAGCCCAAGATCCAGCAAAGCACAGCAGAGGGGCCCGAGGAGAGGTGAGAGAGATCCCACCCGCTCTGAGCAGCAGGCACCGGGGAAAGGGCATCCGGAAGGCGGCGCTGCCCAGGGCCGGCTCAGGACACACGCACCAGCCCCCACGGGACACAGGACAGAGGCCTGGGGTCTGTGCGGAGGCTCGGGGGCCTTGCTTCGGCACCAAGGACCTAGCtccgcctcccccagcccttgcCGGCCCGctgcacccccaacccccccgccaGAGCCCTGGCTCAGAAGACTCGGGGCCCCGGATGCGCCAGCCCAGGCCCGCCCAGGCCCGGTCCGTCCCCCCAGGCCAGTCCCCGGGCGGCTGGCAGCGTGAGGGTGGCCCCGCCGGAAGGAGGGGCGGTGGGAGGGGCGAGGAAGGGGCCGGAGACACGCGACTCACCGGGGGGCTTCATGTAGTACTGCTCGATGTCGGCCATGTCCGTGTGCAGAGCGCAGTCCAGGTAGGCGAGGACCACCTTCCGGCTGTAGTAGTAACGCAGGCCCAGCAGCCCCGCCGGCACCAGGCACGTCAGCAGCAGCGAGCGGGTCAGGGCAAAACACAGCACTGCGGGGAGAGGGGGGCCCCGGTGAGCAGCGGGCGGAGCGGGCGACCCCAGGCTGGGggagagacacccccccccccccggcagctCCCTGCTAAACAAGCCAGCCGGGCACATGCGCCCAGCACGCCGCGGCCGCTTCTCCGCGGGAGCAGCGGGTCGGCCTGCcggcctctccctctcttccctcgcGGCAAACTTCCCACCGTCAGGACGCGCCGTTCGGTAACCTGACATCACGGGATCTCTAACCGCTCTGAGCACAGCGGCGGCTTCTGGGCAGCCGCCTTGCATGGCTGGCAGGAAGAGCCCCCCGGGGCGGGGCTCCTCGTGGCCCGTGCCCACCGCCCATGTGGCCCCCATGTGGCAGCGGCCGTGCACACACCCCTGCGCCCTCGAGCGAGGCTCGGACAGGCTGTCCCACCTTGTAAACTCGGGGAGTCGCAGGGGGCACCTTCCGGCAGAGGGCCCCAGGGCCAGCCCCCCAGTGTTctgaggtgagggtggggggatgagggagggaAGCCCGAGATGGTTTCCAGACCCATCTAGGCTGCCAGGAGACAGACGCGCCTGCAGTGAAAGTCACTTCTGCTGCGTGACCTTGGGAGAGCAACCACCCCCGGCCTCgagctcatctgtgaaatgggggcaaCCGCCCTCCGGGGCTCCATGGAAAAGGCCTCAAAGCCCCTGCGGgggctgcctccccccccccccccggccccctcgCTCTGCCTCCTCGGTACTCACCCTCCCCCGGCACCCGGGGAGCTGGCTGTCTTCCCCTCATAAATTAGCACTTGGAGCCGCCGAGGCAGCCTCCCCCGCCCCGCGGATTATATATAGTTACACGCGCCAGGCGCGGAGCCTCAGCAGCGGGCGCTACCTGccgccaccccgcccccacccgggaTGACCGCGGACGGGACCGGAGAGGCGGGGCCGGGCCGAGAGGGGACGCAGGTGGAGACCCCGGCTctcccccgccctctcccccGCCCGCGGCCCCCCACCCTCCGCCGGCGCTCGTTCCCACGCCCCCACCCGGCGCGCCTTGGCCAAGAGCCcggacgccgccgccgccgccgccgccgccgccgccgccgccgccgggggcCACCTCGCCCCAGGCCACCGCAGAAAGCCGATGGCGTGCGGGTGCGCGTCCGTGCGCGTGCGAGAGGGCATGAGGGGGCCTGAGGGGTGGGCTTCCCTCCCGGGGCCGGGCCCCGCGGTGGGGGCGAGCGGGGCTCGGGGGGTCCTGTGCGTCTGTCCCCGGGGGCgaggggggcgggcgggcgcggaCTGCGGCAGGCGGAGCGCGGCGGGGTCCCCCGCGCACTGACCGGCCAGCAGGGCGTAGAGCAGCTGCGTGCGCGGGTGCTGCCGCAGGCCGCGGAAGGCCGTGTTGGGGATGCGCTCCATGATGCCGTCGTAGAAGATGCGGCGCGCCGCCTCCTGCTCGGCCGCGCGGAACTCGCGGATGTACACGCCGCGCCCCCCCGgcggccccgcgccccccgcgccgccgcggggctgggggccgggcgCGGGAGggggcgcggcgggcgcggcggcCGGCCCGGGCGCGGCGGGCAGCGGGGGCCACATGGCGCCGGCGGCGGCGAGCAGCGCGTCCTTCTTGGCCCCCGGCAGCGCCTCATGGTCCTCGGCGGCCACGATCTTCGTCTCGCAGACCATGTCGGGAGGCCCACAATGCATGCACCCGGCCGGGCGGCGCAGCGCGGGGACGCGGGCCGGGCTGCGGGCGGGCACAGCCCGGGCCCAGGGCAAGGGCGCGGCGCCCTCggaccggcggcggcggcggcggcggcggcggtggtggcggcggcggcggcggcggcggcggcggcggcggcggcggaggctcAGGGGCGCGGGGCGGAGGCGGCGGGCGGCCGGGGCGCGCGCAGGGAGCTGCGCCGCATTTTGGAGAAGTATTTATAATGCAGCGGCGCCGGTGCAGTCGCGGCGCCCGGGGTCCCGCAGGGTCCTAGCGTCCACTGCATTGGCTGCCGAGGGTCACCATGTGATCTCGGGGGTGGGAGCAGACACCGCCTCCGCGCCCGCCCGATGGCACACTTGGGCGCTGCGCCGCGGCCGGTGCGGGCGGCCGGCGGGAGTGCGCCTgggcgggggcggcgcggggCAGCCCGGGGCACGACGGAGCGGCCGAGCCCCGCGAGGTGGCCGGGGACGAGCGAGCGCGCGGCCGGGGTTCCCGGCCCGGAGGGGGCGCTCCTCGGGGCTCCTGGCGGGGCTCCTCCCGCCCGGCCCCGGCACCTCCGCGCCGCCACCCCTCCGCGCGAGCCTGGGAGCGTCGGGTCCTGGGGCCGGGCCGTTGGAGCCCGCAGCGCCGCGTCCTCCTCCTCTTCGGCCGCCGGGCTCAGTCACGGAACCATCTCCATCTCCTGCCCCTTTGTCTGAATGCGACGCCCGGCCGGGGCCCTGAGGACCAGAGCCGCGGCTTCCCGGGCCTGGCGCCCCTGGGAACCCGCGCCCGGGGCCACACGGGCTGGACGCGCGGGTGCGCGGTCGGAGCAGGCGCTGATGCCCAGGTCGCTCGCAGCCCCTCGCGTCCGGGCGCAGCTCAGCAACCTTCTGCTCCGACACCGAATTCCCGCAGCGGGCACGGGGGGCGCTGGGCCCGCAGGACCCCTCCCGGCCCGGCCCCCCGCCCTCCTCGGCCCGCGCATGCGCTCCAAGATCTCGGTGcaggtgcggggcgggggggtgtgggggggtggttcTTGCTGAGTCTCCCCGGTCCCCGCGAGCTCTACCTGCCTGCCGGCGCTGCGGGCCGGGGGTGTGATGGTTGGTGAGGGTGAGGGTGCGGGACAGGTAGTCCCAGATCCCCCCTCTAACTCTTTGAACCCAGCCCCCCTGCAACTGTGCTCCCCTTCCCCGCGTCCTTTCCCGCGTCCCCCCGCGTTCCCCGCGGTGACCCCGCAGGGCAGCCTAGAGCCGAGTTTACCGCACCCTCAGGGTTGGAGTCGAGACCTAGGGCACCAGGCCTAAGGACCCTCGACCTGCGTTGGGGCCCAGCGAGGCCGCTACGACCACctagaggcagggaaggggactAGCCCTCGCCAGCGTCATGCCAAGGGACCCCCGCAGAGTGGGGAGGACCCTGCACCCAGGAGCTGAACTGGTCGGAGGCCAGGATCGCCAATGCGAGCGCCGTGGCGGGAGGGGGCAAACGGGAAGCCAGCTCACATCATGTTTCCCAGATGCGAGGATTTGTCTGGCGGTTGTCCTCCAGGAGAGGAAAGTGGAGTCATGGAGCCTCTCACAGGCGCACACAGATCCACTCAGAAATCCCTCCGTGTGCTGCCTGAGTGCTGCCGGAAGCTCGGACCAGCCACCGGGGGACCAGGCTCCAGGGTGTCCTGAGGTTGCCCAGGTGGATGGCAGAAGTGTTGCAAAGCCAGCACCATTAGCAAGGGGTCCAGGCGGGAAAAACAAGGAACGGAGAGGGGCAGCTGATGCGGCTTCAGAGGAAGGGGTGGTGGAGCTTGGGACTTGAGCCTTGAACACCGTATCAGGGATTTGGGGGACACTGTTGTGCTGTGATGGGGCCAGGAGAAGGGAGGACCGGGTCCAGGGTCCAGGAGCTCCTGGTCCCTGACCTCTGATCCCAGACTTGGTGTGAAGAGGTCCCTCGGTGCAGAGTGGCCCAGCCCCTGTAGGGCCACAGCCTTTGCTGGCTACCACCCAACCCACCTCACCCCCAGACCCTGGGCTTGAGGCtacccctcccctggcccccaagAGCCAATGGAGAAAAGGACCTGGACTTCCACTCAGCCTGATCCTGGTGGCCCCTCAGCTCTGCATCTGCAGAGGCTCCTCCCTCCTGGTGGCCCAAGTCCTTGaaagccaccaccccccccacccccccacccccacgggcCATAATGGCTTGACTAGCCTAATGCTGCTGCTTCCTGGTCTAGAGGGCCCTGCAGAGTGCTGGGAcgaggtggggaggaggcagccagACTCAGCTTGCAAGGGGCAGAGCTGGACCCCAGGGACAGCCACCTGGAAGGTGTTGGAGACGTCATGGCCTGGGCTTTAGCACTCTGAGTAGGGTGGCCTTAAAGGGAAGCCTGCACAGGCTGCAGAGTGCTCCCAGGCCCGCCAATGAGCCCGTTTCCTCCCGGGTGACGTGAGGGTGCCCCCTGTGTGCCCTCTGCCCGCATGAGgaacccatttcacagacaaagaAATCAAGGGTCGGCGAAGTCGGGCCAGTCTGTTCTCCCCGCCCATTTTCCCGGGCACCCCTCTGGCTGCTGCTGCCCGGAGTCTCCTCCCCACCGGCAACGCCAAGGCTGCCCCGACCACCTGCAGTCCCACCCCGAGCCCCTTGGGTCTGGACACTGCAGTCAGAGCTAGGCAGAGGCCCAAGGGAGGTGGGGCgtgcggggggggcggggcaggaccCCTCCCGGACTCCAAAagctgcagggggagggagggcgccAAACACCAGATGGTGCATTAGCAGAATAGTCCTCACCCCAGGTGAAGGGACCCTTGGGTCCATCTGGGGGCAGACCCACGTCCTCTGAGAATGTGGCAAGGGCCAGCCGGTCCCTCCCTGTGGGGGGAGAACTGGGGACTGAGTCTGAAGCTTCGCTGGCAGTCAGAGGTACAGGGGCCTGGGAAGCGACAGAGGTGGGTGGGAGTGCTGGAGGAAGGCCAAGGGGTCTCCAGGGAAGTGAACCAAAAGACCAGggggtaggaagaaaaaaagaagaaaaacagacgAGATGGGAAGGCCGTGTGCAACTGACAGGCGCTGCCCCAGGAGAAAAGGGGGTGGGGCGCAatagtgattattattattgcccCAAGCTAAGGGACTGAGTGCTGAGTGAAGCCCGCCCAGCACCCTGCGTGGACCTTCAGTCCCCAGAGCtgcctgggtggggagggaacaAAGCTCCCGACAGGCAGCGGTTGCCAGCAGCTGGAGGCAGGTGGACCCAAACTGCTCAAGCTTCTCACCCAGAGTTCATGCCCCAGCACCCATCCTTCCCTTGCACACAGGTTCAGTGAGTGCCCACCCTCTACTGGGTcctgaaaagaacaaagcccTGTTTGTTGTCCTGAGGCTTTCCAatccagtgagggaggggcaggaaataaACTAATGAAAGAGATGGACACTGGGACAAACAAACCAAAGGAAGGTGCTGTAAGGGACTCAAGACTGAACAGGTCAAGGAGGAGGCCAAGTGGGTAACTCCACGGAGGAGTGGtgacagcctgtgcaaaggccccgaggtaGGAAGGGCCATGAATTGAACACGCAAGCAAAAGCTGTCTTCAGACGGGCCAGCTCAGAAAGTTCGCTTCCCACAGTGTTTCCTAGGAAGATACTTGAAGACATGCAACATGGAGAATGACACGAGGTCTAGGAGGCAGGGCTCTAAACCGGGGGCTCTACCCCTTCAGGGCAGCCAGTGGGCAGTAGGAGTGCCCAGCTGGCTGGGAGCAGGAGGGCAAGGGCCTGGCAAGGGACAGAGGAGTGACTCGAAGGTAAGGATGTGACAACAGCAGACAGCACTGAGACACTAAGGCAACACCAAGCCCAGAAAACACAAAAGCTGTCGTGGAGATACTTCATTTCCGGTTCACTGCTTAGCGGACACAGTCTCGGCAAGTGCTCTTGATGGACTGTGCCTCAGATGCGCAGGAAAGCCACGTCCCAGCCCCGCGACGGCTGTTCGCCTCGAAAGACTAAACTTGCAAGTTGTCCGCGCCgactctccccacctccactgccTGCCACGAAACCTCCATTCAGGCCTTCCCCACCCACAACTGACCCCGTTCTTACCAAGGGCGACAACGACCGGTGTTTGTTCTGGTGGTCCGGAACCAGGCTTGGCCCTCGCTTGACCTCAGCAGCACGTGACACGTTGACCCCTCCTTTCTAACCGAAGCCCTCACCTGTCTCAGGGCTCTTCCTGCCTCACGGCTGCCCCCTCTCCTCTGGGGCCCCTCATCTCTCTTCCCTCTTAGCGCTCACCTCTGCTCTGGCCGCCCCCAGGCCACAGGGTCTCGGCCAGCACCTGTGTTCCTGAccttctgtccccagccccttTCCCAGGCACATCTACCCAGTTGCTCCCTGGACCTCTCTGTCACCTTGAGGGGTCCAGAACATACCCCAAGACTAGCATGGCAGGCATAGCAGCATCCTGGCCCCTGCACCTGCCACTCCAGGCCCTGCCTGCGGGGCTCGGGCCCCTACTTCCTCCCCAAGGGTGCTCCCAGGAGAGGCTTTCTGAGACAAGCCCTTGGCCGTCCTGATCTTTCACAGTAATAGAAACCCCAATTTGTGCCAGGGCTTGTGGCTGCCCacaaaatacaggatgcccagctaaatttaaattttggataTATGAATAACTTGTAGTATAAATAAGTCTGAAACATTGCACGGGACACGCTTCTACTTAAAGAGTACTTACATTAGAAGTACTTGTACCTTCTATACTGAAAAGTACCTGCCGGTCCCAGATCTGTATTTGCTACATCTGACCACCCAAGCAGAGAACACAGGGTGCATCCCCACCGAA encodes:
- the NAT8L gene encoding N-acetylaspartate synthetase, producing MHCGPPDMVCETKIVAAEDHEALPGAKKDALLAAAGAMWPPLPAAPGPAAAPAAPPPAPGPQPRGGAGGAGPPGGRGVYIREFRAAEQEAARRIFYDGIMERIPNTAFRGLRQHPRTQLLYALLAVLCFALTRSLLLTCLVPAGLLGLRYYYSRKVVLAYLDCALHTDMADIEQYYMKPPGSCFWVAVLDGNVVGIVAARAHEADNTVELLRMSVDSRFRGKGIAKALGRKVLEFALVHNYSAVVLGTTAVKVAAHKLYESLGFRHMGSSDHYVLPGMTLSLAERLFFQVRYHRYRLQLREE